The segment GTAAATTCGCTTGGGTCTAATTTATAATCTTGTGCTAAGCGATCTTTCCAGTCGATCAGCTCGCCGATCATTTCGATCCCGGTAAAGCCGGAACCACAGACCACAAATGTCAGCATTGCTTTGCGTTTTGCTGCGTCAGGTTCTAACGCTGCTTTGGCAACTGTTGTTTCGATATGTTCACGAATTCTTACAGAATCTTCGAAAGACCATAATGTGAAGCCGTGTTCTTTAACACCAGGTGTGCCGAAGTCGTTAGGTTCGCCCCCCATGCCGATCACGACATAGTCGAAAGGATATGCGCCATTTTTTGTTTGGACGATCTTTTTATCTTTATCGATTCCAGTAACTGTATCAGTGACTAGTTTCACGTTTTTCTTACGTGAGAATAAATGTTGAAGATCATATTGAATTGCTGTTGGTTCCACACGTCCGCCAGCTACTTCATGCAATTCGGTCATCATTGTGTGGTAAGAATGACGATCGATCAAAGTTATCTCGACATCATTGTCTTTTTTCAGCTTTTTCGCCATGTATTTGGTAGCTGAAACTCCTGCATAACCAGCACCGACAACGACAATATTTTTCTTTGCCATTGGTAATCCGCTCCTTAGAAATATTGAATTATGATAATTAGTACACAATCTATTACATTATATAGACATCTTACTCATTTGTCTAATTCATTTTGCAAAAAAATGCGGGATTTTCAATCATATCTTGCAAAACACCCATGCTGACACCTTTTGTAAGAAAACGGTTGACTTATTTTTAATATGATTTAAAATGTTAATTGTATCACAATGTTAAGTTTGTGAGCGAACTTATCTAGAGGAAAAGAGGAATAGAGATGAAATCAAGAAAATTTATGGTAGGGGTTACAACGTTGGCTTTCTCAGCATTATTATTGGGAGCGTGCGGTGCTGACAACGCATCAGACGATACAGCAGCGACTACTACAAATACTTCACAAACAGCCGACACTGAAGAATCAGCTGCTACTGAAGAATCAGCTGCTACTGAAGAATCAGCGGCCAAAGTCATTGCAGGAGCACCAATGCAAGACGGTACTTACACATTGAAAGAAAAAAATGACAAAAACGGCTACCATACAGAATTCTCGATCACTGTCAAAGACGGCAAGATCACAGAATCAAACTATGACAACGTGAATGCAGACGGCAAATCGAAAGTAGATGACGCTGACTACAATAAAAATATGAAAGACAAAGCAGGGATCGCACCAGAAGAGTTCATCCCTAAATTCAACGAAGAATTAGTTGCAAAACAAGATCCTTCTGCTATCGAAGTCGTTTCTGGCGCAACTCATTCATTTGATTCTTTCCAAAACTACGCACAACAATTGATCCAAGCAGCGCAAGCAGGCAACACAGATGTGATCGAGATCGATAATGGTGCAGAACTTAAAGACGGCACTTACACATTGAAAGAAAAGAATGATAAAAACGGTTATCATGTTGAATTTTCAATCACTGTCAAAGACGGAAAAGTGACAGAATCAAACTATGACAACGTGAATGCAGACGGCGAATCGAAAAAAGACGATGCTGACTACAATAAAAACATGAAAGACAAAGCAGGGATCGCACCAGAAGAATTCATTCCTAAATTCAACGAAGAATTAGTTGCAGCAATGGGTGAAGAAGAAGGCAGTCCTGCGAACATGGATGTTGTTTCCGGCGCAACTCACAGCTTCCATACTTTCGTTATCTACGCACAACAATTGCTGAATGCCGCTGAAAAAGGCGACACAGCTGTTATCGAAGTTGATAACTTCGTAACTGAATAAAAGCGACTGGCTTAAAAGAGGCTGGGGCATAAGTTCAACGCTAATCAAACTATCCGAATCACAAAATACGCAAGTGCACACGAAGATGCAGTGTGAAGCTGTTATCTAGCAGAAGCGTTCCAGGTGGTTCGGAAAGATTAGCGTGATAGACTTATGTTTCAGGCTTTTTTTTATAAAAAAACAAAAAACTACCGTATAATTTTCTCATTTTCAAGAGGATTCTCTTTAGCTATGCGTGTTTTTTCACATAAAAGGCAGAAGAATGAGAGAGAAGGCTTTTCAACAGTACCAAAAGAAGCTATCATAAGGAGGTCAAAAGCACAGAAATGAAAAGGGGAACGATATGAAGAAACAGATTGGTTTAGTCGGCATCTTATTGATGATGGCACTGATGGTTTTAGGCGCCTGTGGACAGAAAGAAGCGCCCAAGCTGCTGGAGGAACCTTATTATCAGGAAAAATTTCTTTTAGGTACCTATACACGTATCCGGGTTTATGATGAAGGAAAAGAAGAAGCACTGAAACCGGCATTTGCGCGAATCAAAGAACTCGGCGACAAGATCACTATCAATCAAAAAGGATCCGAGATCGACGAACTGAACGCACAGGCGGGGATCAAGCCGGTGAAAGTCTCAAAAGACATTTACTATTTGCTGAAAGAAGCTTATGAATATACGGAAGAAACAGATGAAGCCTTCAATATGGCGATCGGTGCCATCACGCAATTATGGCGGATCGGATTTGACGATGCCCGCAAACCGTCTCAAGCAGAGATCGATGAGGCATTGAAACACATCGATTATCGCAAGATCGAATTCAATGATAAGGATCAGACAGTCTTTCTAAAAGAAAAAGGCATGATCGTCGATCTGGGAGCGATCGCTAAAGGATATATCACAGATGAAGTCGTTAAAGTCTTGAAAAAAGAAGGCGTGACTTCTGCGATCGTCGATCTTGGGGGTAATGTATATGTCTTAGGTCACAGTCCGCGGGGAGAAAAAACACCTTGGAACATCGGTATCCAAGATCCGAACAAATCACGAGGTTCGATCGTCGGCAGCATCAAAGAAACCAATAAAACGGTGGTAACTTCTGGTATTTATGAACGCTATTTAGAAGTCGATGGAAAGACATATCATCATATTTTCAATTCCAAAACCGGCTATCCTTACGACAATGATATAGCTGGTGTTTCGATCATTACGAATAAATCCATCGATGGCGACGGTTTGTCTACTTCAGTGTTTGCAATGGGAGTCAAAGAAGGGCTGGAATACATTGAAGACATGGACGATGGTACCAACGCGATCTTTATCACTAAAGAAGACAAGGTCTATGTTACAAAAGGGATCCAAAATAATTTCGAATTAGATAAAAATTCTGGTTATACGATGGGTAACCGGGATGAATTGAAGTAGGAGGCGCGGCATGTCGCTGAAAGTATTTTTAGAAGTCGTAGAGATCAAGACGAAAATCGCCAGTCTTTTTCCGTTTTTGATCGGAGTGTTGTTTTCGATCAATTTCTTTCATCAAATTAACGTGCTGAATACAGTATTGTTTTTTATCGGGATGCTGATCTTTGATTTGACGACGACCGCTATCAACAATTATATGGATTTTGAAAAAGCCAAGTCGCAAGAATATAAATTCCAGCAAAATGTCATCGGCAGAGAAGGGCTGAAACCCAGCATGATCCGCAATATGATTCTTGGGATGCTGGCCTTTGTCTTGGTGATGGGGATTCTGTTGACGATCCGCACCGGCTGGCTGTTGTTTGTAATGGGATTTGTCTGCTGCTTTATCGGTGTTTTTTATACCTATGGGCCGGTCCCATTGTCGCGGATGCCGTTAGGAGAAGTCTTCAGCGGTGTTACCATGGGTCTGGGGATCTTTGCAATGGTAGTCTATGTGAATACGATGGATCCAACGATCTTTTACTTATCTTTGCAGTTGGGCAAAGGATCTTTCGCATTGACCGGCAATATCTGGCAGATCTTTGCGATGGTCTGGGCTTCATTGCCGTTGATCTTCACCATCGCCAATATCATGTTAGCCAATAATCTGCGGGATCTGGAGACCGATATCCAAAATCATCGGTACACACTGGTTTATTATATTGGACGAGAAACGGGCATTCGTTTGTTTTCCGTCTTGATGTATGGCTGTTATGCGGTTTTATTGATCGGCGTTTTGGCACGAGTCTTCGATTGGCCAGTCTTGTTGGCTTTATTGACATTTCCGAAGGTCCAAAGTCATTTGCGGGCACATCGCAAGGAATTGCCTCATCCCCACAGCTTCGTTTATTCCTTGAAAAACATGGTGCTCTTTAACAGCGCTTATGCGGCTGGTCTGTTGCTGTCGATTTTCTGGCAGCTTTGGGTAGGCTAATCTTTCAAAAGAAAAAACATCTGAATGTTAGCGACAGTTCCTGCAATCATGGGAACTTTCGACAGCTGACATTCGGATGTTTTTTTGCTTTGGTCTTATTCGATAGCTTGCAGACTGATCTCGCCAGAAGACAACGTAAAGGTCTTTTCAGCTGTCTCTACTACTAATTCGCCGCGGTCAGTGATAGCAGATGCCCGACCACTGTAAGTTTTTCCCTGTTGCGTAAAATGCACGGTTTTTCCTAAAACAAAAGATTTTTCCCGATAAGTCGATAGGTAATCGGAAGCTGGTTGAGACAATAAACGGAAAAAGTTTTCCCAGATGGTATGGATCAGCTGGTTGCGCAAAACAGGAGCAGACGCAGGGAAGATCGAACCGGCTTTTTCTTGAAGTTCCAGCGGAAAGTCAGCGTCAGGGATCGAAAAATTGATTCCCATGCCGATGATCACTTGAGAGATCGTGCCGCTTTCAAAATCACTGGTAGCTTCGGAAAGGATACCGCAAACTTTTTTTCCATCTAAATAAATATCATTGACCCATTTGATCGTTGATGTCTTGCCAGATAGGGCATCGATGGCTTGGCTGACTGCCACTGCCGCCAAGAGCGTGTATTGAGGCAGCTCGGCAAAACTTTGGTTCGGCTGCAGCAACAGGCTCATGTAGATGCCGCCGCCTTTTGGTGCGAAAAAGGGACGACCGAAGCGACCGTGAGCGCCGGATTGAGCATCTGCTACGATCAGTAAAGGGGCAGTCTTACCTTGTGCGGCGGCTGCTTTAGCGTCTTGCATCGTGGATTGAGAATTTTCCAAGATCTCCACCTCTAAAAACGAGAGTGTGCCGCCTTTGATCTCCAGCGGATCCAAAATATCTGATGGCAAGTAACGATAGCCGCTAGCGGCATGTTCGAAACGGTAGCCTTCTTTTTCCAATTCGCGAATGGCTTTCCAGACTGCTGTGCGAGATACTTCCAGCTGCTGCGCCAGTTTTTCTCCAGAGAGGACTGTTTCGGTTTGCTTCAACAATTGCAATACTTTTTGTTTGGTGGTCATCCTCATGTTGATCGCCTTTCTTTGAGCGCTGTCTAGCGCTTTTTTCTTGCTTTCAGTGTAACAAAAACACCAAAGGAGCGCACGAGAATTCTGCAACAGCCGTCGAATATCCCCGAAAATCCATCCTTAGATGAAAGAACAAAGAAGCAGAGAAAATGATTTTCAATGAAAGCTTGACATTCTAATGAAAAGCAGATATAATCATTAGTTGCAAAAACTATCTGACAAACAAGAAAGTAGAAACGAAATATTGTCCGTTTCGGCTTACATAGGCAAAGCAAAAGTAGAAGGTATCAAAAAATGAAACGTTCTATTTTTGGTTTTTTTTATGTCCAAAAGCCGCAAAAAATACTTTTTGTTACTTAAATTTAATATTTGTAATATTTTTGTAACGAAAAGTCGGATAGCCTTTTTGAACGAATTTTAGAGGGGTGAAGAGCTTGGCTGGACACGTAGTAAAATACGGAAAGCACCGCGAACGCAGAAGTTTCGCACGAATCAGTGAAGTATTGGAATTACCGAATTTGATCGAAATTCAAACAGACTCTTACCAATGGTTTTTAGATGAAGGATTAAGAGAAATGTTTGAAGACATCTTGCCAATTGATGACTTCAACGGCAACCTATCGTTGGAATTTGTTGACTATGAATTGAAAGAACCAAAGTACACAGTAGAAGAAGCACGGGCACATGACGCCAACTACTCAGCGCCATTACACGTGACATTGCGTTTGACGAACCGTGAAACCGGCGAAATCAAAGCACAAGAAGTCTTCTTTGGCGACTTCCCGCTGATGACCGAACAAGGAACATTTATCATCAACGGGGCAGAACGGGTTATTGTTTCTCAATTGGTTCGTTCACCAGGTGTATATTTCCACGGCAAAGTAGACAAAAACGGCAAAGAAGGTTTCGGATCTACCGTGATCCCGAACCGCGGCGCATGGTTGGAAATGGAAACTGACGCTAAAGACATCTCTTATGTACGTATCGACCGGACACGTAAAATTCCTTTAACTGTCTTGGTTCGTGCATTAGGTTTTGGTTCAGATGACACGATTTTTGAAATTTTCGGCGAAAGTGAATCATTACGCAACACCATCGAAAAAGACTTGCATAAAAATGCCAGCGATTCTCGGACAGAAGAAGGTTTGAAAGACGTTTACGAACGTTTGCGTCCAGGCGAACCAAAAACCGCTGACAGCTCAAGAAACTTGCTGAACGCGCGTTTCTTTGATCCAAAACGTTATGACCTTGCAAATGTTGGTCGTTACAAAGTAAATAAAAAATTAGATCTGCGTACTCGTTTATTGAACCTGACATTGGCTGAAACATTGGTCGATCCTGAAACCGGCGAAATCATCGTTGAAAAAGGAACCGTGTTGACTCACCAAGTGATGGATACATTAGGCGAACATTTAGTGAACGGATTGAATTCAGTAACTTACTATCCATCAGAAGATGGTGTGGTAACTGATCCAATGACAGTTCAAGTGATCAAGGTCTTCTCACCAAGAGATCCTGAACGGGAAATCAACGTGATCGGCAACGGTTATCCAGATACGATGACCAAAACGATCCGTCCAGCTGATATCATCGCTTCTATGAGTTATTTCTTTAACTTGATGGAAGGCATCGGCAACGTGGATGACATCGACCACTTGGGAAATCGTCGGATCCGTTCCGTTGGTGAATTATTACAAAACCAATTCCGAATCGGACTAGCACGGATGGAACGTGTCGTTCGTGAACGGATGTCGATCCAAGATACAGAAACATTGACACCTCAACAATTGATCAATATCCGTCCAGTTGTAGCAAGTATCAAAGAATTCTTTGGTTCTTCACAGTTGTCACAGTTCATGGACCAAACCAATCCTCTGGGAGAATTGACTCACAAACGTCGTCTTTCAGCCTTAGGACCTGGCGGTTTGACTCGTGACCGTGCCGGATATGAAGTGCGGGACGTTCACTATTCCCACTATGGCCGTATGTGTCCGATCGAAACGCCTGAAGGACCGAATATCGGTCTGATCAACAGTTTGGCTTCTTATGCGAAAGTCAACAAATACGGCTTTATCGAAACACCATATCGCCGTGTTGATCGTGAAACAGGACGCGTTACTGACCAAATCGATTACTTGACTGCTGACATCGAAGACCACTATGTAGTAGCGCAAGCAAACAGTAAATTGAATGAAGACGGAACTTTTGCCGAAAATGTGGTAATGGCTCGGGCAACTTCTGAAAACTTGGAAGTTTCTATCGATAAAGTCGATTACATGGACGTTTCGCCAAAACAAGTTGTTGCGGTCGCGACTGCTTGTATCCCGTTCTTAGAAAACGATGACTCCAACCGTGCCTTGATGGGTGCCAACATGCAGCGTCAAGCTGTGCCGTTGATCAACCCTAAATCTCCTTGGGTAGGAACTGGTATGGAATACAAATCCGCCCATGACTCAGGTGCCGCTTTGCTATGTAAGCATGACGGTGTCGTAGAATACGTTGATGCTTCCGAAGTCCGCGTACGTCGCGACAATGGCGCATTGGATGTCTACTCTGTAACAAAATTCCGCCGTTCCAACTCTGGTACCAGCTACAACCAACGTCCATTAGTGACTTTAGGTGAAAAAGTAGAAAAAGGCGATACATTAGCCGACGGACCATCAATGGAAAACGGTGAAATGGCGCTTGGACAAAACGTCTTGGTAGCCTTCATGACATGGGAAGGTTACAACTATGAAGATGCTATCATCATGAGCCGTCGTCTAGTAAAAGACGATGTCTATACTTCGGTCCATATCGAAGAATATGAATCAGAAGCACGTGATACTAAATTAGGACCTGAAGAAATCACACGGGAAATCCCGAACGTCGGGGAAGACGCATTGAAAGACCTAGACGAAATGGGGATCATCCGCATCGGTGCGGAAGTTCACGATGGTGATCTATTGGTCGGAAAAGTTACACCAAAAGGCGTGACTGAATTATCCGCTGAAGAACGCTTATTACATGCGATCTTTGGTGAAAAAGCCCGCGAAGTCCGCGATACTTCTTTACGCGTACCTCACGGCGGCGGCGGGATCGTCCATGATGTGAAGATCTTTACCCGCGAAGCCGGCGACGAATTGTCTCCAGGCGTGAACATGCTGGTACGGGTCTACATCGTGCAAAAACGTAAGATCCACGAAGGCGATAAGATGGCGGGTCGTCACGGTAACAAAGGGGTTGTTTCCCGGATCATGCCGGAAGAAGATATGCCGTTCTTGCCAGACGGTACACCAGTCGACATCATGTTGAATCCTTTAGGGGTGCCATCACGGATGAACATCGGACAAGTATTGGAATTGCACTTAGGGATGGCTGCTCGTCAATTAGGCATCCACGTTGCAACACCAGTCTTCGATGGAGCGACTGATGAAGATGTTTGGGCAACAGTTAAAGAAGCTGGTATGGCCAGCGATGCGAAAACTGTTTTATACGATGGACGCACCGGTGAACCATTTGACGGCCGGATCTCTGTCGGCGTAATGTACATGATCAAATTGGCCCACATGGTTGATGACAAATTGCATGCCCGTTCGATCGGACCATACTCTCTTGTTACGCAACAACCATTGGGTGGTAAAGCACAATTTGGTGGACAACGTTTCGGGGAAATGGAAGTTTGGGCACTGGAAGCTTACGGTGCCGCTTATACCTTGCAAGAAATCTTGACCTACAAATCAGATGACGTAGTCGGACGGGTGAAAACCTACGAAGCGATCGTCAAAGGGGAACCAATTCCAAAACCAGGCGTACCGGAATCATTCCGCGTCTTGGTAAAAGAATTGCAATCTCTCGGCTTGGATATGCGTGTCTTGGACATCGACGAAGCCGAAATCGAATTGCGGGACATGGACGATGACGATGATGATCTGATCACCGTTGACGCGTTGACCAAATTCGCTGAACAACAATCAGCAAAAGAATTAGAACAACAAGCTGCAGAAAAAGCACAAGCAGATCAAGCGATGCTGGATCAAGAGATCGAAACTGCAGAAGACAACGATTAAAAACTGACGGCTGCTAAACAGCCCCAGTATTATAAGTGCTGAAGGTCGCGTCAGAGCTTTCTGGATTATCAGAAAGCTGGCGCTGACCGAATCAGTACGAACTTGCTTGCCATGAAATGAAATGGAGGGAACCCCTTTTGATCGATGTAAATAAATTCGAAAGTATGCAAATAGGCTTGGCTTCTCCCGAAAAAATCAGAAGCTGGTCTTATGGTGAAGTTAAAAAACCTGAGACTATCAACTATCGTACGTTAAAACCTGAACGCGAAGGTCTATTTGACGAGCGTATTTTCGGCCCAACGAAAGACTGGGAATGTGCGTGTGGGAAATACAAACGTATCCGTTACAAAGGGATCGTCTGTGACCGTTGTGGTGTAGAAGTGACTCGTTCTAAAGTCCGCCGCGAACGGATGGGACATATCGAACTAGCAGCGCCAGTATCACACATCTGGTACTTCAAAGGTATTCCTTCACGTATGGGTCTAGTCTTAGACATGAGCCCACGTGCGTTGGAAGAAATCATCTACTTCGCTTCCTACGTAGTGATCGAACCAGGCGACACCAACTTAGAGAAAAAACAATTATTGACTGAACGTGAATACCGCGAAAAACGCGAACAATACGGTCAAGGCTTTACCGCTGCTATGGGTGCGGAAGCCATCAAACAATTGCTGGACGCAGTCGATTTAGACAGCGAAGCAGCAGAATTAAAAGAAGAATTGAAAACTGCTTCTGGTCAAAAACGGACAAGAGCGATCCGTCGTTTGGACATCTTGGAAGCTTTCCGGGCTTCCGGCAACAAACCAAGCTGGATGGTCATGGATGTTGTGCCAGTTATCCCTCCTGATTTGCGTCCAATGGTGCAATTAGAAGGCGGACGGTTTGCAACTAGTGACTTGAACGATTTGTATCGTCGTGTCATCAACCGTAACAACCGTTTGAAACGTTTATTAGACTTGAACGCACCGAACATCATCGTTCAAAATGAAAAACGGATGCTGCAAGAAGCGGTTGACGCATTGATCGACAACGGTCGTCGTGGACGTCCAGTTACTGGTCCAGGTAACCGTCCATTGAAATCTCTTTCTCACATGCTGAAAGGTAAACAAGGTCGTTTCCGTCAAAACTTGCTAGGAAAACGTGTCGACTACTCCGGACGTTCCGTTATCGTTGTTGGACCTTTCCTAAAAATGTACCAATGCGGTCTGCCAAAAGAAATGGCGATCGAATTGTTCAAACCATTCGTTATGCGGGAATTGGTTTCTCGTGAATTGGCATCAAACATCAAAAACGCCAAACGTAAGATCGAACGTCAAGAAGACGAAGTTTGGGATGTTTTGGAAGATGTTATCAAAGAACACCCAGTACTTTTGAACCGGGCACCTACATTGCACAGATTAGGTATCCAAGCCTTCGAACCTGTCTTGGTTGAAGGTCGTGCGATCCGTTTGCACCCATTGGTTTGTGAAGCCTACAATGCCGATTTCGATGGAGACCAAATGGCGGTCCACGTACCATTGAATGAAGAAGCTCAAGCTGAAGCACGGATGCTGATGCTGGCTGCTCAAAACATCTTGAACCCTAAAGACGGTAAACCAGTTGTTACTCCTTCTCAAGATATGGTTTTAGGTAACTACTACTTGACGATGGAAGAAGAAGGCCGTGAAGGCGAAGGTATGCTGTTCCGGGATATGGATGAAGCTGTGACTGCATGGCGCAACGGCTACGTGCATTTACACTCACGTATCGCTGTAGATCCACGAGCACTAGGTGAAAAACCATTTACTGAAGAACAAAAATCTCGTTTGATGGTAACGACGGTAGGTAAAGTGATCTTCAACTCGATCATGCCGCCAGAATTCCCATACTTAAACGAACCAACTGATTTCAACTTGACTGTCCAAACACCAGACAAATACTTCGTGGAAGCAGGAACAGATATTCCAGCCTTCATCAAGGAACAAGAATTGGTGGGACCATTCAAGAAGAAAAATCTAGGAAACATCATTGCGGAAGTCTTCAAACGTTTCAAAGTTACTGAAACCTCTATGATGCTTGACCGCATGAAAGATTTAGGGTACAAACATTCGACACATGCCGGTATTACCGTAGGGATCGCGGATATCATGGTCCTTAGCGAAAAACACGACATTATCGAAAATGCCCACAAACAAGTCGAAACGATCACAAAACAATTCCGTCGCGGTTTGATCACTGACGACGAACGTTATGAACGTGTAATCGGCGTTTGGAACGCTGCCAAAGATGAAATCCAACAAAAATTGATGGAATCATTGGATGCGAAAAACCCAATCTTCATGATGTCCGATTCCGGAGCCCGTGGTAACATCTCCAACTTTACTCAGCTTGCTGGGATGCGTGGATTGATGGCTGCGCCAAACGGCCGGATCATGGAATTGCCGATCATCTCCAACTTCCGTGAAGGACTTTCTGTCTTGGAAATGTTTATCTCTACTCACGGTGCCCGTAAAGGGATGACCGATACCGCCTTGAAGACTGCCGACTCAGGTTACTTGACTCGTCGTTTGGTTGACGTGGCGCAAGATGTCATCATCCGTGAAGAAGACTGCGGCTCAGACCGCGGCTTGGATATCCGAGCAATCCGTGAAGGCAACGAAATCATCGAATCATTGGAAGAACGCTTGGTGGGACGTTATACCCGCAAATCTGTCGTTCATCCTGAAACTGGCGAAGTGATCGTCGGCAACGATGAAATCATCACAGAAGATCTTGCAAAACAAATCGTAGACGCAGGTATCGAAACTGTTTCGATCCGTTCCGTCTTCACATGTAATACAAAACATGGTGTATGTAAACATTGTTATGGACGCAACTTGGCAACTGGCAGCGAAGTCGAAGTCGGCGAAGCAGTAGGTACCATCGCAGCGCAATCTATCGGTGAACCTGGTACACAGTTGACCATGCGTACATTCCATACCGGTGGGGTTGCCGGAGACGATATCACACAAGGTTTGCCTCGTGTCCAAGAAATCTTCGAAGCTCGTAATCCTAAAGGGCAAGCAGTCATCACTGAAGTTACCGGTGAAGTCATCGATATCTCAGAAGATGCCGCAACTCGTACCAAAGAAGTAACCATCAAAGGACAAACCGATACTCGGACTTATACAGTACCATTCACTGCCCGGATGAAAGTCGCAGAAGGCGATTATATCCACCGCGGTGCACCATTGACTGAAGGTTCGATCGATCCAAAACAATTATTGCAAGTCCGCGATGTGCTGTCTGTTGAAAACTACTTGCTACGTGAAGTACAACGTGTTTACCGTATGCAAGGGGTAGAAATCGGCGACAAACATATCGAAGTAATGGTCCGTCAAATGTTGCGTAAAGTTCGTGTCATGGATCCAGGCGATACTGATATCTTACCAGGTACTTTATTGGATATCGCTGATTTCAAAGACCGCAACTACAACACATTGGTTGCCGGCGGTGTTCCTGCAACAAGCCGTCCAGTCTTGCTTGGTATCACTAAAGCATCATTGGAAACAAACAGCTTCTTGTCAGCCGCTTCCTTCCAAGAAACGACGCGTGTCTTGACTGACGCAGCTATCCGCGGCAAGAAAGATCCACTGCTTGGCTTGAAAGAAAATGTTATCATCGGTAAGATCATCCCAGCTGGTACTGGTATGGCTCGCTACCGTAACATGGAACCAAAAGAAGTCGCTGTAGCCAGCGAAAATGTGTACAGTATCTCTGATATCGAAGCACAAATGGCAGCAGAAGACGCTTTGAATGAACAAGAATAAGGCTTTTAGCCGAAGAAACGGCGCCGCATCGATTACAAATCGATGCGGCGCCGTTTTTTTGATTTACAGTAGTAAGATGACTGCTAATGCGATACTCAAACAAGGTACAAAAGGCAATTCTTTCAATGATTTTTTTACTAGCAGATTGTAAAAAGCAAAGATCAATAAACCGAAGATACTTGCCAATAGCAGCAGCAGACAAAACTCAGTCAACGTCAGCCACGGACTCCATGACAGCAACAATAAAACATCGCCAAAGCCGAACCGTTCCCGATACTTCCATAAGATCACACCGCAAAGCATTAGACAATAAACTACTGTCAACCAGTGAAAAGGCATTTGCGACAGTTGAAGAAGCCAAAGAATGAGACTGCAAGAATAAAAAATCTTAGGTTCTACGATCAAATAA is part of the Enterococcus mediterraneensis genome and harbors:
- the rpoB gene encoding DNA-directed RNA polymerase subunit beta; this encodes MAGHVVKYGKHRERRSFARISEVLELPNLIEIQTDSYQWFLDEGLREMFEDILPIDDFNGNLSLEFVDYELKEPKYTVEEARAHDANYSAPLHVTLRLTNRETGEIKAQEVFFGDFPLMTEQGTFIINGAERVIVSQLVRSPGVYFHGKVDKNGKEGFGSTVIPNRGAWLEMETDAKDISYVRIDRTRKIPLTVLVRALGFGSDDTIFEIFGESESLRNTIEKDLHKNASDSRTEEGLKDVYERLRPGEPKTADSSRNLLNARFFDPKRYDLANVGRYKVNKKLDLRTRLLNLTLAETLVDPETGEIIVEKGTVLTHQVMDTLGEHLVNGLNSVTYYPSEDGVVTDPMTVQVIKVFSPRDPEREINVIGNGYPDTMTKTIRPADIIASMSYFFNLMEGIGNVDDIDHLGNRRIRSVGELLQNQFRIGLARMERVVRERMSIQDTETLTPQQLINIRPVVASIKEFFGSSQLSQFMDQTNPLGELTHKRRLSALGPGGLTRDRAGYEVRDVHYSHYGRMCPIETPEGPNIGLINSLASYAKVNKYGFIETPYRRVDRETGRVTDQIDYLTADIEDHYVVAQANSKLNEDGTFAENVVMARATSENLEVSIDKVDYMDVSPKQVVAVATACIPFLENDDSNRALMGANMQRQAVPLINPKSPWVGTGMEYKSAHDSGAALLCKHDGVVEYVDASEVRVRRDNGALDVYSVTKFRRSNSGTSYNQRPLVTLGEKVEKGDTLADGPSMENGEMALGQNVLVAFMTWEGYNYEDAIIMSRRLVKDDVYTSVHIEEYESEARDTKLGPEEITREIPNVGEDALKDLDEMGIIRIGAEVHDGDLLVGKVTPKGVTELSAEERLLHAIFGEKAREVRDTSLRVPHGGGGIVHDVKIFTREAGDELSPGVNMLVRVYIVQKRKIHEGDKMAGRHGNKGVVSRIMPEEDMPFLPDGTPVDIMLNPLGVPSRMNIGQVLELHLGMAARQLGIHVATPVFDGATDEDVWATVKEAGMASDAKTVLYDGRTGEPFDGRISVGVMYMIKLAHMVDDKLHARSIGPYSLVTQQPLGGKAQFGGQRFGEMEVWALEAYGAAYTLQEILTYKSDDVVGRVKTYEAIVKGEPIPKPGVPESFRVLVKELQSLGLDMRVLDIDEAEIELRDMDDDDDDLITVDALTKFAEQQSAKELEQQAAEKAQADQAMLDQEIETAEDND
- the rpoC gene encoding DNA-directed RNA polymerase subunit beta' — protein: MIDVNKFESMQIGLASPEKIRSWSYGEVKKPETINYRTLKPEREGLFDERIFGPTKDWECACGKYKRIRYKGIVCDRCGVEVTRSKVRRERMGHIELAAPVSHIWYFKGIPSRMGLVLDMSPRALEEIIYFASYVVIEPGDTNLEKKQLLTEREYREKREQYGQGFTAAMGAEAIKQLLDAVDLDSEAAELKEELKTASGQKRTRAIRRLDILEAFRASGNKPSWMVMDVVPVIPPDLRPMVQLEGGRFATSDLNDLYRRVINRNNRLKRLLDLNAPNIIVQNEKRMLQEAVDALIDNGRRGRPVTGPGNRPLKSLSHMLKGKQGRFRQNLLGKRVDYSGRSVIVVGPFLKMYQCGLPKEMAIELFKPFVMRELVSRELASNIKNAKRKIERQEDEVWDVLEDVIKEHPVLLNRAPTLHRLGIQAFEPVLVEGRAIRLHPLVCEAYNADFDGDQMAVHVPLNEEAQAEARMLMLAAQNILNPKDGKPVVTPSQDMVLGNYYLTMEEEGREGEGMLFRDMDEAVTAWRNGYVHLHSRIAVDPRALGEKPFTEEQKSRLMVTTVGKVIFNSIMPPEFPYLNEPTDFNLTVQTPDKYFVEAGTDIPAFIKEQELVGPFKKKNLGNIIAEVFKRFKVTETSMMLDRMKDLGYKHSTHAGITVGIADIMVLSEKHDIIENAHKQVETITKQFRRGLITDDERYERVIGVWNAAKDEIQQKLMESLDAKNPIFMMSDSGARGNISNFTQLAGMRGLMAAPNGRIMELPIISNFREGLSVLEMFISTHGARKGMTDTALKTADSGYLTRRLVDVAQDVIIREEDCGSDRGLDIRAIREGNEIIESLEERLVGRYTRKSVVHPETGEVIVGNDEIITEDLAKQIVDAGIETVSIRSVFTCNTKHGVCKHCYGRNLATGSEVEVGEAVGTIAAQSIGEPGTQLTMRTFHTGGVAGDDITQGLPRVQEIFEARNPKGQAVITEVTGEVIDISEDAATRTKEVTIKGQTDTRTYTVPFTARMKVAEGDYIHRGAPLTEGSIDPKQLLQVRDVLSVENYLLREVQRVYRMQGVEIGDKHIEVMVRQMLRKVRVMDPGDTDILPGTLLDIADFKDRNYNTLVAGGVPATSRPVLLGITKASLETNSFLSAASFQETTRVLTDAAIRGKKDPLLGLKENVIIGKIIPAGTGMARYRNMEPKEVAVASENVYSISDIEAQMAAEDALNEQE